The window TCtgctcgctgctgctgtcgagCAAGCCGCCGCAGACAGacatctccttctcaacgCCCCGCGCAACAGAACCCACGATTTGAGATTTCCCGAGTACGTTTTGGACTTTCCTATCCCTACAGTATGAAGAGGTCTTGAGAGCAGCGTTCTGCTTTGCTGGAGCACCGTTGCATATTTCGAGGACAGTTACTCGCGCAATTGGCGTCTGAACTGGATATTGCAAGGAGACCCTCTTGGGCAGCTCCTGTCTTGGCAAGGAGGCCTCAACTGGGTCTAATTGCTGGTTGTCCAAACCCTCAACTGAGGCTTCTCGTGGCTCAACCAGGCCGAGATAGCCGGGCGGGCAGTCCTTCTCCCAATGCCTGAGCTCATGAGACAGGCGCTATGCTCTCAAGCCCTTAGACTGCTATTGGTGCACTGCATGCATACTGACACGTGACAGGGTCTTCAACACCGGTTCCCCCTTTAACGTTCCGGCTGGACACTACGTGAACATTGACAAGGTGGTTGCCCattaccagcagcagcatctcaaggaggaggagcgcaaggccaagaagcttgCGGCGGCCGCCCAGCAGTAGCTACTTCGTTTGAAGAAGGTCCTACATCGTTATTTCCTCGCGCGTCCATCATACCAAGATACATTACCCACTTTGGGATGTTGTGGCACATGTACATAGGTAGAATCCGAGCGGCATTGGTCAACCACAACACAACGTCGCTTCCTTAACCTTTTCTCGATACACCACCGTGTTCCTTCTTCCTTCTGCCACTCCGTTGCTTCTTCACTTGCACAAGCGCTCCTTCTTTTGACAGAGTCGTGTACCATCATCTCTCTCACGGGCCGTTGGGGTTTTCTGTTTCGCTGCCTACGCGCGAAGCTCAAGCACATGCACACATTACCGATAACATTTTCCACTCAGCCATTGGAACTGGCACCCTTTTTGGACGACAACTTTCTTAGCTGACATTACTTTTGTACCCTATCACCATGGGGTCGGTTGCCACCAACGCAAGGGGCTCAATTGATGCCCGCAAATCAGCCAAAGCACGTCGTTTGTTCTTTCCCTCGCTCTATCtgcccgcccccccccccctcccccccttgaAACACCCCAGTTCACAAGACAACCGCCAATGCCAAGAACACAGTAGTGAATCCATTTTTTGGCCTTGCTAACACGCTTGCTATGGCTCCATAGATCACAAAAGCTCAAGAGTCTCGTCCACCCAGTGACGCACCCGCAATTTACGTCGACTTGATTGACCCGGACATTGGCTATGGCGTCTTCGCTGCCCGTGACTTCAGCAAGGGGGATTTCATCTTCCACGAGGCCCCTTTGATTGACCCAACAGACTTCTGCGAGCTACGTGAGTTCAACGATGAGCACCATGGACCAGGGCAGATGCTAGATCTTGTCACTGCGTTGTCGTTGGCTGACGCCTCCCAAATGCGGTTTGCCTTCCCTAAGCTGGCCGCGGAGCTTGGCAAGACATTGCCTACCTCCCAGGAACTCACAGGTGCCGATTTGAATCCACTTTTGGGGACAAGACTTGTACATGGGCAACTGGCTTGGCCTCCAAATGAGTTGTGGGAGAAGTATGACAAGTATATCAAGCGCATCAGGGAGGGAGTTGTGGCTCGAGGCGGTGGCTCCAAGGCATCTGTCGAGGACAGAGTGAAGATCGCAGCCGACTTTTTCAGGAGTCATGCCTTCCAGGCCGAGATAGAGGGAAACCAGAACCCACATCCCGCGACGACGCGGCCTGCCACTATATACCTCCTGGCAAGTTTGGTCAACCATTGCTGTCAACCCCCCGGGGCCAGACGGGTACTCAAGAGGAGGACAGCAGCTGAGGATTCGCCCGTTGTTGCCCGAGAAACCCCAGAGCTCCGCCTCGCAAACTTCCTCGCAattttgaagaaggagagtgAAAATGCAGACAACacggccagcagcagcaaaagtcCCAGCACCGGTGGCAAGGCGGGTACCAGTGACAACAATACTGCCATCGGCAGCGGTAGCAAAAACAATGCCGACGATCCAGACGCCATTACCCCAGCCCCCAAGACGGCACAAGAGTCCACTGGCACCAAGGACTTCAGCGAACACTCTGACCCtgacgacggcgaggaagaagaagacaatGCGTCGGGTTCGAATTCCCTCAACCAACGGCAGCGAGGACCCAACTGCGAGTGGCGCATTGGCCCAGGGCAGCTCGCAAAGTTTGTACTACCGCATCACATTGCTGTGAAGGCTACGAGGGATATcaaggctggggaggagctCACGTGGGACTAtggaaagaagaagcaagGGTTTTCTTGTCGTTGTGCGACGTGCCGTGCCGGGACGGGCAGGTCTTGCTGTTATTTGTGAATAGCAAATGGCAAAAAATTTGGTCGTTGGGTCAGAGGGGTGTGCTTTtggtggaagatgaggaatGCGGATCAGACGCATTTCAACCTGTGAGGTAGTCTACGGCGTGAAGAAGACTGGAATCAGGGTTAATCTGGTATTGTTCAAAATAGCGGAtttgttgaggttgtggttcAGAGTTCCATGGCGGGGTTAGATAGAGGCACCAGGTTCTGGAGAGGATAATGCAAAGCGTTTGATATTGGTTGTTGGCTCTGGAAGAGTTGGAAGGGATATAATATGTTGACAGCACTGAATATCAGCGATTTCACACTCGTGAATTGTTCTGGACGGGTCGTGGCCAGTTTCAGGGGCGatggctgtttctgattgCGGGGGAGCTATCTACCATGTTGTGGACGACAACTATTTGCTGGTATTAACCTTGAAGAAGACAAGATCCACGGGAAGTGGATGTGGTTAGACTAGATCTTTTGGAAGAGAGTTGATCATTGATGCTTTGATATGATTGAAAGCTTGCTATCAAATTCCATCATTCCAAAGGGAGGGGAATTCACCGTCTCTCCTGAAGGTCAATCTTGGATAATGATTCGGCGTGTTTGTACACAGGGCACAAGTCATGTACCTCGAGAGATAGCCAAGAGGGCAGTCAAAATGGTGTAAATCAGAGGAGCTAGCAGAACCATCCCCTATCTTCTGGGCCCTTTGACAACAAGAATAGCAGTCTAGATGACTTAAGACGACGGGGAAGACGTTCGTTGCGCTCGTGTTAGCACAACGCATCAAGAAGGCAAACAGAGCCGGGATACAATACACACAAATGCTGGCATCAAGAATTGCTCGAATCAGGAATGTGTTATTGGTCTAATGTCAGACTGATAACTACGGCCTAGACGTCTGTCCCTTTTTTGTTGGCATGAATCATCATGAAGAGGTCCCTCCAGGAGCTCTCTGTTCATCACTTCAGAGTGCACCATCAAGCGTTGTgcgtttgttgttgtcggaaCCAGCACTCGAATTGCTCTTTTGTGTACTATCTTTTCCCTAAAACCAAGATAGCCCAGGCACCGCACGCATAGCGCATCATGCCCGTGAGCAGACCGTTGTCCCGTTTCGCCGAACCCATGAGAGACTGAATGCAAGAACCACCAATATCCCAGCCCTTACTTGAGGGGAATGAAACGAGAAGAGTGGGTAGCACCGATACCTGGTCTACCGTGCTTGACGGGCTTGCTAGGGGGGGGGTCAGCCATTTGACTCTTGCAGATACCAAGTCAGAGGGGCGAGCCTTACTATGAGATAGAGAACTCGCCAAGGTAGTGGCCAACCATCTCAGGCTTGATCTCCACCTGGTTGAACTCCTTGCCGGAGTAGATACCGACGACGCTGCCGATCATCTCGGGAACGACAATCATGTCACGGAGGTGAGTCTTGACGAGATCGGGCTTCTCGTTGGGCTTAGCCTCCtgcttggccttgcggagcttcttgatgaggCCCATGGGGCGGCGCTTAAGACCACGGTTGATCTTTCTGCGGGCACGAGCGTGGACGACATCGCGGAGCTCGTCGGAGGTCAGGTCAAGGAGACTGTTGCAGATAGCAGGTCAGCGCTTTGTTCTGGCCCATCAAATATAACCATCCCTCAATTTCCCAAGCATTCGCCATCATATGCTCATTTCCCCATTCCCAAAACATCGTCCTTCTCATTTGAGCATTGTGGGATTTTGTCGTGGGGTAGTGTGGGCGAAAAAGTAATCGGATCAAGGGCACCTACGCATCGAGATCGACACCGCGGTA is drawn from Podospora pseudocomata strain CBS 415.72m chromosome 1 map unlocalized CBS415.72m_1, whole genome shotgun sequence and contains these coding sequences:
- a CDS encoding uncharacterized protein (COG:S; EggNog:ENOG503PSZ9), coding for MGSVATNARGSIDARKSAKITKAQESRPPSDAPAIYVDLIDPDIGYGVFAARDFSKGDFIFHEAPLIDPTDFCELREFNDEHHGPGQMLDLVTALSLADASQMRFAFPKLAAELGKTLPTSQELTGADLNPLLGTRLVHGQLAWPPNELWEKYDKYIKRIREGVVARGGGSKASVEDRVKIAADFFRSHAFQAEIEGNQNPHPATTRPATIYLLASLVNHCCQPPGARRVLKRRTAAEDSPVVARETPELRLANFLAILKKESENADNTASSSKSPSTGGKAGTSDNNTAIGSGSKNNADDPDAITPAPKTAQESTGTKDFSEHSDPDDGEEEEDNASGSNSLNQRQRGPNCEWRIGPGQLAKFVLPHHIAVKATRDIKAGEELTWDYGKKKQGFSCRCATCRAGTGRSCCYL
- the RPS15 gene encoding ribosomal protein S15 (EggNog:ENOG503NXXB; COG:J; BUSCO:EOG092658SK); the encoded protein is MADEYNAEEAAELKKKRTFRKFSYRGVDLDALLDLTSDELRDVVHARARRKINRGLKRRPMGLIKKLRKAKQEAKPNEKPDLVKTHLRDMIVVPEMIGSVVGIYSGKEFNQVEIKPEMVGHYLGEFSISYKPVKHGRPGIGATHSSRFIPLK